One genomic window of Comamonas serinivorans includes the following:
- a CDS encoding IPTL-CTERM sorting domain-containing protein encodes MIRRNRPASRARWTLVMALTASAQLAHAACVDNADRAQAPIAGDTCLANGSSYLGSGNANNTLLASGAGSTLTVANTVTVNPGNVSSSGGQGVVSAFSGGHVIAQGGVTVIQRGGANSYGISAGGQSATGGTVDIAGPLSVTMSAAGQFRRAVMANGATGLVTIGGHTTIRHTGGSGHRGLSAEGGGTIHYTSADIDFTARPAAPPDPAIPGDTGSNGIRVLTDSARLHGTGNTDIRVEGTNSIGLLTNANAESTIDGWLRINVGPNGASAANIQGNATVSIGPNSALNHPTGSAVVISSAHATPLVAGPGLTMAAVTGFTYTGAIAPETTLTNATVTATTLWHATSGAEADFTAHGGGYTGTSTQDGTSTLTVTLADAAVWHLNADATLTTLNLESNGTLEAASASRTVTGDVKNISGLVDLSGTTPQTGDTFTVGGNHTGGGGTVRLDTALGDSASPTDVLHITGDNVNGGNTQLDVRNLGGAGAATTGDGILVVQVDGDSSGTFTLANSPLDVGGFRYSLVQVGSHWYLQSQRAPVATAKPVPTLDAWALAALAGLLGGVGWRRRRTR; translated from the coding sequence ATGATCCGCCGCAATCGCCCCGCATCGCGCGCTCGCTGGACCCTGGTCATGGCCCTGACGGCCAGTGCGCAACTGGCACATGCCGCCTGCGTGGACAACGCCGATCGGGCGCAGGCCCCGATCGCTGGCGACACGTGCCTGGCCAACGGTTCCAGCTATCTGGGCTCGGGCAACGCCAACAACACCTTGCTGGCCAGCGGGGCAGGCAGCACGCTGACCGTGGCCAACACCGTCACGGTCAACCCCGGCAACGTCAGCTCATCCGGTGGCCAAGGCGTGGTCTCGGCCTTCAGCGGCGGGCATGTGATCGCGCAAGGCGGCGTCACGGTCATCCAGCGCGGAGGCGCCAACTCGTACGGCATCTCGGCCGGGGGGCAATCGGCAACCGGGGGCACGGTCGACATCGCCGGCCCCCTTTCGGTGACCATGTCGGCTGCGGGGCAATTCAGACGTGCCGTCATGGCCAATGGCGCCACGGGGCTGGTGACCATCGGCGGCCACACCACCATCCGCCACACCGGCGGCAGCGGGCACCGGGGCTTGAGCGCCGAAGGCGGCGGCACCATCCACTACACCAGCGCCGACATCGACTTCACCGCGCGCCCCGCGGCTCCCCCAGACCCGGCCATTCCCGGTGACACCGGCAGCAACGGCATCCGCGTGCTGACCGACAGCGCCCGCCTGCATGGCACCGGCAACACCGACATCCGGGTGGAGGGCACCAACTCCATCGGCCTGCTGACCAATGCCAATGCCGAATCCACCATCGACGGCTGGCTGCGCATCAACGTCGGCCCCAATGGCGCATCGGCCGCCAACATCCAAGGCAATGCCACCGTCAGCATCGGCCCCAATTCGGCGCTGAACCACCCCACGGGCAGCGCCGTCGTCATCAGCAGCGCCCATGCCACGCCGCTGGTGGCTGGCCCCGGCTTGACCATGGCGGCTGTCACCGGCTTCACCTACACCGGCGCCATCGCCCCCGAAACCACGCTGACCAACGCCACCGTCACCGCCACCACCCTGTGGCACGCCACATCCGGTGCGGAGGCCGACTTCACCGCCCATGGCGGCGGCTACACCGGCACCAGCACGCAAGACGGCACCAGTACCCTGACCGTGACCCTGGCGGACGCGGCCGTGTGGCATCTCAACGCCGACGCCACGCTCACCACGCTGAACCTGGAAAGCAATGGCACGCTGGAAGCCGCCAGCGCCTCGCGCACTGTGACGGGTGACGTGAAGAACATCTCGGGCCTGGTCGATCTGAGCGGCACCACCCCGCAAACCGGCGACACCTTCACTGTGGGTGGCAACCACACCGGTGGCGGCGGCACCGTGCGCCTGGACACCGCGCTGGGCGACTCCGCCTCGCCCACCGACGTGCTGCACATCACCGGCGACAACGTCAACGGCGGCAACACCCAGCTCGACGTGCGCAACCTGGGCGGCGCCGGCGCAGCCACCACAGGCGACGGCATCCTGGTTGTGCAGGTGGATGGCGACTCATCCGGCACCTTCACGCTGGCCAACAGCCCGCTGGATGTGGGCGGTTTCCGCTACAGCCTGGTGCAGGTCGGCAGCCACTGGTACCTGCAATCGCAACGGGCCCCGGTCGCCACCGCCAAGCCCGTGCCCACCCTGGATGCGTGGGCCTTGGCCGCGCTGGCCGGCCTGCTGGGCGGTGTCGGCTGGCGTCGCCGCCGCACGCGCTGA
- a CDS encoding MFS transporter yields MSLPQTQPPHPPTGVWGTLTITLAIQSMVAMALLSLPVIASEVAPQLGVAVSWVGGYVALAYVAAMLSSLGSGALVKRFGAIRASQLGLLACAAGLALSAVPHVGVMALGALAVGMGYGPITPASSHLLAQSTPPHRMALVFSLKQTGVPLGGLLAGASVPGLSLWLGWSGALLAVAAVSVVLAGVAQPLRAALDADRQPHARLGGAALSEPVRLVLGEPTLARLAACSFVFSATQLALTAYLSTFLTHDLGVGLVLAGLWLSWAQTGGVLGRVAWGYVADRWLGPRWTLIGLALLMAACALATANLQMSWPLWAIGVLLVAFGASAVGWNGVYLSEVARQAPTGLASMATGGTLAITFMGNVFGPTAFGWLGAQVGHFRLGYALLAAPILVCALLLWRTPALGGLARRGGS; encoded by the coding sequence ATGTCGTTGCCCCAAACCCAGCCGCCGCACCCGCCCACCGGCGTGTGGGGAACCCTGACCATCACGCTGGCCATCCAGTCCATGGTGGCCATGGCGCTGCTCAGCCTGCCGGTCATCGCGAGCGAGGTGGCGCCGCAGCTGGGCGTCGCCGTCAGCTGGGTGGGCGGCTACGTGGCCCTGGCCTACGTGGCGGCCATGCTGTCCAGCCTGGGGTCGGGGGCGCTGGTCAAGCGCTTTGGCGCCATCCGCGCCAGTCAGCTGGGCTTGCTGGCATGCGCGGCGGGGCTGGCGCTGAGCGCCGTGCCCCACGTGGGGGTGATGGCGCTGGGGGCGCTGGCGGTGGGCATGGGTTATGGGCCGATCACGCCGGCCAGCTCACACCTGCTGGCGCAAAGCACGCCGCCGCACCGCATGGCGCTGGTGTTTTCGCTCAAGCAGACGGGGGTGCCGCTGGGCGGTCTGTTGGCGGGCGCCAGCGTGCCGGGACTGTCGCTCTGGCTGGGCTGGTCCGGTGCCCTGCTGGCGGTGGCGGCGGTGTCCGTGGTGTTGGCGGGCGTGGCGCAGCCGCTGCGCGCCGCGCTCGATGCAGACCGCCAGCCGCACGCGCGCCTGGGGGGCGCGGCTTTGAGCGAGCCGGTGCGCCTGGTGCTGGGCGAGCCCACGCTGGCGCGGCTGGCCGCGTGCTCGTTCGTGTTTTCGGCCACGCAGCTGGCCCTCACGGCCTACCTGTCGACCTTCCTCACGCACGACCTGGGCGTGGGGCTGGTGCTGGCCGGCCTGTGGCTGTCGTGGGCGCAGACGGGCGGCGTGCTCGGCCGCGTGGCCTGGGGCTATGTGGCCGACCGCTGGCTGGGGCCGCGCTGGACCCTGATCGGCCTGGCGCTGCTGATGGCCGCTTGCGCGCTGGCGACGGCCAACCTGCAGATGAGCTGGCCGCTGTGGGCCATCGGGGTGCTGCTGGTGGCGTTTGGCGCCAGCGCCGTGGGCTGGAACGGCGTCTACCTGTCCGAGGTGGCGCGCCAGGCGCCGACGGGTCTGGCCAGCATGGCCACGGGCGGCACGCTGGCCATCACCTTCATGGGCAACGTCTTCGGGCCCACGGCCTTTGGCTGGCTGGGGGCGCAGGTGGGCCACTTTCGGCTGGGCTACGCGCTGCTGGCGGCGCCCATCCTGGTGTGCGCGCTGCTGCTGTGGCGAACGCCGGCCCTGGGCGGCCTGGCCAGGCGAGGCGGTTCATGA